A single Eulemur rufifrons isolate Redbay chromosome 9, OSU_ERuf_1, whole genome shotgun sequence DNA region contains:
- the DUSP3 gene encoding dual specificity protein phosphatase 3 isoform X3: MSGPFELSVQDLNDLLSDGSGCYSLPSQPCNEVTPRIYVGNASVAQDIPKLQKLGITHVLNAAEGRSFMHVNTNANFYKDAGITYLGIKANDTQEFNLSAYFERAADFIDQALAQKNGRVLVHCREGYSRSPTLVIAYLMLRQKMDVKSALSMS, translated from the exons ATGTCGGGCCCGTTCGAGCTCTCGGTGCAAGATCTCAACGACCTGCTCTCGGACGGCAGCGGCTGCTACAGCCTCCCGAGCCAGCCCTGCAACGAGGTCACCCCGAGGATCTACGTGGGCAACGC GTCTGTGGCCCAGGATATCCCCAAGCTGCAGAAACTGGGCATCACCCATGTCCTGAATGCTGCTGAGGGCAGGTCCTTCATGCACGTCAACACCAATGCCAACTTCTACAAGGATGCCGGCATCACCTACCTGGGCATCAAGGCCAACGACACGCAGGAGTTCAACCTCAGCGCCTACTTTGAAAGGGCTGCAGACTTCATTGACCAGGCCTTGGCTCAAAAGAATG GCCGAGTGCTCGTCCACTGCCGTGAGGGTTACAGCCGCTCCCCGACTCTTGTCATCGCATACCTTATGCTGCGGCAGAAGATGGACGTCAAGTCTGCCCTGAGCATG AGTTGA
- the DUSP3 gene encoding dual specificity protein phosphatase 3 isoform X1, which produces MSGPFELSVQDLNDLLSDGSGCYSLPSQPCNEVTPRIYVGNASVAQDIPKLQKLGITHVLNAAEGRSFMHVNTNANFYKDAGITYLGIKANDTQEFNLSAYFERAADFIDQALAQKNGRVLVHCREGYSRSPTLVIAYLMLRQKMDVKSALSMLLFLDPEEEAGQRQRACVGACGGVALGNEWSQAHTLPTYRCQWRVPGETQRHGRVAKWIFYWW; this is translated from the exons ATGTCGGGCCCGTTCGAGCTCTCGGTGCAAGATCTCAACGACCTGCTCTCGGACGGCAGCGGCTGCTACAGCCTCCCGAGCCAGCCCTGCAACGAGGTCACCCCGAGGATCTACGTGGGCAACGC GTCTGTGGCCCAGGATATCCCCAAGCTGCAGAAACTGGGCATCACCCATGTCCTGAATGCTGCTGAGGGCAGGTCCTTCATGCACGTCAACACCAATGCCAACTTCTACAAGGATGCCGGCATCACCTACCTGGGCATCAAGGCCAACGACACGCAGGAGTTCAACCTCAGCGCCTACTTTGAAAGGGCTGCAGACTTCATTGACCAGGCCTTGGCTCAAAAGAATG GCCGAGTGCTCGTCCACTGCCGTGAGGGTTACAGCCGCTCCCCGACTCTTGTCATCGCATACCTTATGCTGCGGCAGAAGATGGACGTCAAGTCTGCCCTGAGCATG TTGCTATTCCTAGACCCGGAGGAGGAAGCTGGCCAGCGACAGCGCGCGTGCGTGGGTGCATGTGGGGGTGTGGCTCTCGGAAACGAATGGTCCCAGGCACACACCCTGCCCACTTACAGGTGCCAGTGGAGGGTCCCTGGAGAGACTCAGAGACATGGCAGAGTGGCCAAATGGATCTTTTATTGGTggtag
- the DUSP3 gene encoding dual specificity protein phosphatase 3 isoform X2, protein MSGPFELSVQDLNDLLSDGSGCYSLPSQPCNEVTPRIYVGNASVAQDIPKLQKLGITHVLNAAEGRSFMHVNTNANFYKDAGITYLGIKANDTQEFNLSAYFERAADFIDQALAQKNGRVLVHCREGYSRSPTLVIAYLMLRQKMDVKSALSMVRQNREIGPNDGFLAQLCQLNDRLVKEGKLKL, encoded by the exons ATGTCGGGCCCGTTCGAGCTCTCGGTGCAAGATCTCAACGACCTGCTCTCGGACGGCAGCGGCTGCTACAGCCTCCCGAGCCAGCCCTGCAACGAGGTCACCCCGAGGATCTACGTGGGCAACGC GTCTGTGGCCCAGGATATCCCCAAGCTGCAGAAACTGGGCATCACCCATGTCCTGAATGCTGCTGAGGGCAGGTCCTTCATGCACGTCAACACCAATGCCAACTTCTACAAGGATGCCGGCATCACCTACCTGGGCATCAAGGCCAACGACACGCAGGAGTTCAACCTCAGCGCCTACTTTGAAAGGGCTGCAGACTTCATTGACCAGGCCTTGGCTCAAAAGAATG GCCGAGTGCTCGTCCACTGCCGTGAGGGTTACAGCCGCTCCCCGACTCTTGTCATCGCATACCTTATGCTGCGGCAGAAGATGGACGTCAAGTCTGCCCTGAGCATGGTGAGGCAGAACCGTGAGATCGGCCCCAACGATGGTTTCCTGGCCCAACTCTGCCAGCTCAATGACAGACTAGTCAAGGAGGGGAAATTGAAACTCTAG
- the CFAP97D1 gene encoding sperm axonemal maintenance protein CFAP97D1: MNNSLDYLAYPVIVSNHRQTTTFRKKLDFGHYLFHKNRIQIAKPTVDTKPPVAHTHHILKLSKLQGEQKKIDKIEYENKQLCQKIANAQRGPAKVDCWNEYFTKSLNREWRNRELVRITVENQGILKRLGDRKPHYDRRASETDWQNSRRYIRNTTRYLLS, encoded by the exons ATGAACAATTCCCTGGATTATCTGGCCTACCCTGTTATCGTCTCTAATCATAGGCAAACCACAACCTTCAGAAAGAAACTGGACTTTGGGCACTACCTATTTCACAAGAATAGAATCCAAATAG CGAAGCCTACTGTTGATACCAAACCTCCAGTGGCGCATAcacatcacattttaaaattgagcaaACTACAG GGTGAACAAAAGAAAATCGACAAAATCGAGTACGAAAATAAGCAACTGTGCCAGAAAATTGCGAATGCCCAACGAGGCCCTGCCAAGGTGGATTGCTGGAATGAATATTTTACCAAGAG CTTAAACAGAGAATGGAGGAACCGCGAGCTAGTGAGAATCACTGTGGAAAACCAGGGCATTCTGAAGAGGCTTGGTGATCGCAAACCCCACTACGACCGCAGGGCATCTGAGACAGACTGGCAG AACTCAAGACGCTATATCAGAAATACAACAAGATATCTTCTCTCCTGA